The following are encoded in a window of Thalassotalea insulae genomic DNA:
- a CDS encoding prepilin peptidase → MIFSLAIGSFLNVVIYRFPKILEQGWYNECREFLADELANVPAKQQQLITLSKPNSTCPHCGHAIKFYENIPVLSWLWLKGKCSQCKNKISARYPLIEATTAALSLVVAHQYGVNQMTFFVLLLTWGLICLTMIDFDHMLLPDQFTYPLLWLGLLININGQIVPLETAVIGAVAGYMSLFSVMWLFKLLTGKQGMGHGDFKLLAVFGAWFGWQLLPLLILMASAVGAIVGISLMLFNNHQREQAIPFGPYLAVAGWICLLWGQGIWQWYLGLIL, encoded by the coding sequence GTGATATTTTCATTAGCCATTGGCAGTTTTTTAAATGTCGTAATTTACCGTTTCCCGAAAATACTCGAACAAGGCTGGTATAACGAATGCCGTGAATTTCTTGCTGATGAACTAGCAAATGTACCCGCTAAACAGCAACAGCTAATCACCCTATCGAAGCCAAATTCAACTTGCCCTCACTGCGGCCATGCAATTAAGTTTTATGAAAATATTCCGGTTCTAAGCTGGCTATGGTTAAAAGGCAAATGTAGTCAGTGTAAAAATAAAATCTCAGCCCGCTACCCACTTATTGAAGCTACTACCGCAGCATTAAGCCTAGTGGTTGCACACCAATATGGCGTTAACCAAATGACGTTTTTCGTTTTATTACTAACCTGGGGGCTGATCTGCCTGACCATGATCGATTTTGATCATATGCTACTACCTGATCAATTCACTTATCCGTTACTATGGCTTGGCCTGTTAATAAATATAAATGGCCAGATAGTGCCACTGGAAACCGCGGTAATTGGTGCTGTAGCTGGCTATATGAGTTTGTTTAGCGTGATGTGGTTATTTAAGCTGTTAACTGGTAAACAAGGCATGGGCCATGGTGACTTTAAACTACTGGCGGTTTTTGGTGCCTGGTTTGGCTGGCAATTATTACCCTTACTGATCTTAATGGCCTCTGCAGTTGGCGCAATTGTCGGTATTTCATTAATGCTGTTTAATAACCATCAACGAGAACAAGCAATCCCATTTGGTCCCTACCTCGCTGTAGCTGGCTGGATTTGCCTGTTGTGGGGTCAAGGGATCTGGCAATGGTATCTTGGATTAATTCTTTAG
- the coaE gene encoding dephospho-CoA kinase (Dephospho-CoA kinase (CoaE) performs the final step in coenzyme A biosynthesis.) → MADFIVGLTGGIGSGKTTISNLFAKLGVNIIDADVIARDVVKPGSPALTAITHHFGQQILQNNGQLNRGLLRAIIFKNQNEKAWLNQLMHPLIRTAITNALKECPGSYCILSAPLLFENKLNAITNRDLVIDVSPTTQIKRTTGRDDVDEQQVQAIIDSQMARSERLALADDVIDNESSDLAQVKQKVAKLHQQYQTLARK, encoded by the coding sequence ATGGCAGATTTTATCGTTGGCTTAACAGGTGGTATTGGCAGTGGCAAAACCACAATATCAAACTTGTTTGCCAAGCTTGGTGTGAATATTATTGATGCCGATGTGATAGCCAGAGACGTTGTCAAGCCAGGTAGTCCCGCATTAACCGCTATCACTCATCACTTTGGTCAGCAAATTTTACAAAACAACGGCCAACTAAATCGCGGCTTATTAAGAGCAATCATCTTTAAAAATCAAAATGAAAAGGCTTGGCTTAATCAGCTGATGCACCCATTGATCAGAACAGCTATTACCAATGCACTTAAAGAATGCCCTGGAAGCTATTGTATTTTGTCAGCGCCACTTTTGTTTGAAAACAAACTCAATGCCATCACCAATAGAGATTTAGTGATTGATGTTTCACCGACAACACAAATTAAACGTACCACCGGGCGAGATGATGTTGACGAACAACAAGTTCAGGCAATTATCGATAGCCAAATGGCCCGTAGTGAACGATTAGCTCTGGCGGACGATGTTATTGATAATGAGTCATCTGACCTAGCACAGGTAAAGCAGAAAGTCGCCAAGTTGCATCAGCAGTATCAGACGCTGGCACGAAAATAA
- the zapD gene encoding cell division protein ZapD, with protein sequence MSSVLYEHPLNERIRNYLKLEQLFAQTNDCFSSNIELSQQVFFSALFAILDTLERNDIKGDLIKDLEKLEQNLVLWSRAPNVDGAALEENIKQTISLLCSLKSPTQQWNQLKDDKFLSSLKQRYAMQGGNASFDVPQLKFWLNQPIDTIKSEISNWLSQLSDIFDALSLVLKFLRQRSGFETIYTEKGFYQDSGEGLFLLRMKLDSKAHYYPTVSGNKFRYSIRFMMPCDITGRKYCDQPIQFKLARC encoded by the coding sequence ATGTCTTCAGTATTATATGAACATCCGCTCAACGAGCGTATTAGAAACTATTTGAAACTAGAGCAGCTCTTTGCTCAAACCAATGATTGTTTCTCGTCTAATATTGAACTAAGCCAACAAGTCTTTTTTTCCGCTTTATTTGCAATTCTCGATACCTTAGAGCGGAATGATATCAAAGGCGACTTGATTAAAGATCTGGAAAAACTTGAGCAAAACTTAGTGTTATGGTCGCGCGCGCCCAATGTTGATGGTGCTGCACTGGAAGAGAACATTAAACAGACTATTTCCTTGCTATGCTCACTCAAGTCTCCCACCCAGCAATGGAATCAATTAAAAGACGATAAGTTTTTATCAAGTCTTAAGCAGCGTTATGCGATGCAAGGGGGCAACGCCAGTTTTGATGTGCCCCAGCTTAAATTCTGGTTAAATCAACCGATAGATACAATTAAAAGTGAAATAAGTAACTGGCTGTCACAATTAAGTGACATTTTTGATGCATTATCTTTGGTATTGAAATTTTTACGACAACGCTCAGGTTTTGAAACTATTTATACTGAAAAAGGTTTTTATCAGGACAGCGGTGAAGGCTTATTTCTCCTGCGGATGAAACTAGATAGCAAAGCCCATTATTATCCGACAGTCAGCGGCAATAAATTTCGTTATTCCATCCGTTTTATGATGCCTTGTGATATCACAGGACGAAAATATTGCGATCAGCCTATACAATTTAAGCTTGCCCGTTGCTAA
- the yacG gene encoding DNA gyrase inhibitor YacG, protein MPLKVSCPTCNNDVIWLPENEFRPFCSKRCQLIDLGDWAEENHKISQPMQKDVALDEEMLDALEEQFLQHNKFFVEPE, encoded by the coding sequence ATGCCCTTAAAAGTATCTTGTCCAACCTGTAATAACGACGTAATTTGGCTGCCGGAAAACGAATTCCGCCCCTTTTGCAGTAAACGATGCCAACTCATAGACTTAGGCGATTGGGCAGAGGAAAACCATAAAATATCCCAGCCAATGCAAAAAGACGTGGCATTAGATGAAGAAATGCTTGATGCACTGGAAGAGCAGTTTCTACAGCACAATAAATTTTTTGTTGAACCTGAGTAA
- the mutT gene encoding 8-oxo-dGTP diphosphatase MutT, whose amino-acid sequence MKQVHVAVGVIVSDGEFFLTRRHPDVHQGGKWEFPGGKVEVGETVAQALYRELKEEVAIEVLTCRPLIEIAHDYGDKSVLLAVYLVDNFQGEPSAQEGQQQGWFALSELATINFPEANKAIVEKLMTIYQN is encoded by the coding sequence ATGAAACAAGTACATGTTGCGGTCGGTGTCATAGTCTCAGATGGTGAGTTTTTTCTTACCAGAAGGCATCCAGATGTTCATCAGGGAGGAAAATGGGAGTTTCCTGGAGGGAAGGTAGAAGTAGGCGAAACCGTCGCTCAGGCACTTTACCGTGAGCTTAAGGAAGAGGTTGCCATTGAGGTGTTAACGTGTCGGCCTTTAATTGAAATTGCTCATGATTATGGTGATAAAAGTGTTTTATTAGCTGTTTATCTGGTGGATAACTTTCAAGGAGAACCAAGCGCTCAGGAAGGGCAACAACAAGGTTGGTTTGCGTTAAGTGAGCTAGCAACGATTAACTTCCCGGAAGCGAATAAAGCGATAGTTGAAAAATTAATGACTATTTACCAAAACTAG
- the secA gene encoding preprotein translocase subunit SecA has protein sequence MFVKLMTKLFGSRNDRLLKQMSKEVTKINALEPIIEALSDEELKAKTAEFKERLANGDTLESLLPEAFAVVREASRRVFGMRHFDVQMIGGMVLNDGKIAEMRTGEGKTLTATLPSYLNALTGKGVHVITVNDYLASRDADWSRPLFEFLGLTVGCNVPGMSHQDKQAAYQADVTYGTNNEFGFDYLRDNMAFSPEERVQRPLHFAVVDEVDSILIDEARTPLIISGAAEDSSELYKMINEVVPTLDLQNEEDKDEETGQKEDFVEGDFTIDEKAKQIYLTERGQIHIEEIMQEKGLIQEGDSLFSAGNITLLHHVMAALRAHKLFQKDVDYIVKDDEVVIVDEHTGRTMEGRRWSEGLHQAVEAKEGVNIQNENQTLASITFQNYFRIYEKLSGMTGTADTEAFEFNHIYGLETVVIPTNQPMIRNDMADLIYLTAEEKFEAILEDIKDCVERGQPVLVGTISIETSEFLSAYLKKAKIKHKVLNAKFHQQEAEIVADAGKVGAVTIATNMAGRGTDIVLGGNFDAIVAKLKNPTEEAIEKAKAEWQIEHDKVLELGGLHIVATERHESRRIDNQLRGRSGRQGDPGSTRFYLSMEDGLMRIFASERITNMMRKLGMERGEAIEHPWVTKSIENAQRKVEGRNFDIRKQLLEYDDVANDQRKVIYEQRNELMDESDIKDVIIAIRADVVNGIIDQHIPPQSLEEMWDIEGLEERIKGDLSIEMPIAQWLKEDSKLHEETLREKILEQVEQEYQAKEEMVGADVLRQFEKAVMLQSLDSHWKEHLAAMDHLRQGIHLRGYAQKNPKQEYKRESFELFSELLDNLKYDVIGILSKVQIRAESDVEAVEEQHRKADEVPKEFTHESSDNPAAQPSGPRVGRNEPCPCGSGKKYKQCHGKLT, from the coding sequence ATGTTTGTAAAGTTAATGACAAAATTGTTTGGTAGTCGTAACGATAGATTACTGAAGCAAATGAGCAAAGAAGTAACAAAAATAAATGCACTCGAACCCATTATTGAAGCGTTAAGCGATGAAGAATTAAAAGCGAAAACTGCTGAGTTCAAAGAGCGTCTAGCTAATGGTGATACATTAGAAAGTTTGTTACCAGAAGCCTTTGCTGTTGTCAGAGAAGCGAGTCGACGTGTTTTTGGTATGCGTCACTTCGATGTACAAATGATCGGTGGCATGGTGCTTAATGACGGCAAAATTGCTGAAATGCGTACCGGTGAAGGTAAAACATTAACAGCAACCTTACCTTCATACCTCAATGCCTTAACTGGCAAAGGTGTCCATGTTATTACCGTCAATGATTATTTAGCGAGTCGTGATGCTGATTGGTCTCGTCCATTGTTTGAGTTTTTAGGCTTAACCGTTGGCTGTAATGTTCCTGGTATGAGTCATCAAGACAAGCAAGCTGCTTATCAAGCTGATGTTACTTACGGTACGAACAACGAATTTGGTTTTGATTATTTGCGTGACAACATGGCGTTTTCACCCGAAGAGCGAGTGCAGCGGCCTTTACACTTTGCCGTAGTGGATGAGGTTGACTCAATTTTAATTGACGAAGCAAGAACACCATTAATTATTTCGGGTGCAGCAGAAGATAGCTCAGAACTTTATAAAATGATCAACGAGGTTGTGCCAACTTTAGATCTGCAAAACGAAGAAGATAAAGACGAAGAAACTGGGCAGAAAGAAGATTTTGTTGAAGGCGATTTCACTATTGATGAAAAAGCAAAACAAATTTATCTCACTGAGCGTGGTCAAATTCACATTGAAGAGATCATGCAAGAAAAAGGTTTGATCCAGGAAGGTGACTCGTTATTTTCTGCTGGTAATATCACCTTGTTACATCATGTAATGGCGGCACTGCGCGCTCATAAGTTATTCCAAAAAGACGTTGACTATATCGTTAAAGATGATGAAGTTGTGATTGTTGATGAGCATACAGGCCGGACAATGGAAGGTCGTCGCTGGTCTGAGGGCTTACATCAAGCGGTAGAAGCAAAAGAAGGGGTTAACATCCAAAATGAAAACCAGACGTTAGCTTCTATCACTTTCCAGAACTATTTCCGTATTTATGAAAAACTCTCAGGTATGACAGGAACTGCAGATACTGAAGCGTTTGAGTTTAATCATATTTATGGTTTGGAAACGGTCGTTATTCCAACGAATCAACCTATGATCCGTAACGATATGGCGGACTTGATTTATTTGACCGCGGAAGAAAAATTCGAAGCCATTCTCGAAGACATCAAAGATTGTGTTGAGCGAGGCCAGCCAGTATTGGTGGGAACTATTAGTATTGAAACCTCAGAATTTTTATCCGCTTATCTAAAAAAAGCAAAAATCAAACATAAAGTATTGAATGCTAAATTTCACCAGCAAGAAGCGGAAATTGTTGCTGATGCCGGTAAAGTTGGTGCGGTCACTATTGCCACTAACATGGCGGGTCGTGGTACCGATATTGTACTAGGTGGTAACTTTGATGCCATAGTGGCTAAGCTGAAAAATCCAACTGAAGAAGCGATTGAAAAAGCGAAAGCAGAATGGCAAATCGAACACGATAAAGTACTTGAACTTGGCGGTTTGCATATCGTTGCTACTGAGCGCCATGAATCTCGTCGTATCGATAATCAGTTACGTGGTCGTTCTGGTCGTCAGGGTGATCCGGGTTCAACGCGTTTTTATCTATCGATGGAAGATGGCTTAATGCGTATCTTTGCTTCTGAGCGCATTACCAATATGATGCGTAAGTTGGGAATGGAACGTGGTGAAGCGATAGAGCACCCTTGGGTAACTAAGAGTATTGAAAACGCACAACGTAAAGTTGAAGGTCGTAACTTTGACATTCGTAAGCAATTGCTTGAGTACGATGATGTGGCAAATGATCAACGTAAAGTTATTTATGAGCAACGTAACGAGTTGATGGATGAATCCGATATTAAGGATGTTATTATCGCAATTCGTGCCGATGTAGTTAACGGTATTATTGATCAACATATTCCACCACAATCTTTAGAAGAAATGTGGGATATCGAAGGACTGGAAGAGCGGATAAAAGGCGATTTATCGATTGAAATGCCAATTGCTCAGTGGTTAAAAGAAGATAGTAAATTACACGAAGAAACCTTACGTGAAAAAATACTTGAGCAGGTAGAACAAGAATATCAGGCGAAAGAAGAAATGGTTGGTGCTGATGTGCTACGTCAGTTTGAAAAAGCAGTAATGTTGCAAAGCTTAGATTCTCACTGGAAAGAGCATTTAGCTGCGATGGATCATTTACGTCAGGGTATTCATTTACGTGGTTATGCTCAGAAAAATCCAAAGCAGGAATATAAGCGAGAATCATTTGAATTATTCTCAGAGTTATTGGATAACTTAAAATATGATGTAATAGGTATTTTGAGTAAGGTGCAAATCCGAGCCGAGTCAGATGTTGAGGCGGTAGAAGAGCAGCACAGAAAAGCGGATGAAGTACCAAAAGAATTTACTCATGAATCCTCAGATAATCCAGCTGCACAGCCTAGCGGACCTAGGGTTGGTCGTAATGAACCTTGCCCTTGTGGTTCAGGTAAAAAATACAAACAATGCCATGGTAAATTAACCTAG
- a CDS encoding M23 family metallopeptidase produces MKLNKFHWLSALAVFAIISGFVVHLLISSDAKPDTGYPVVNTGSELGVSSAHDINQQQVTALTMKLAELQSQVLRLNALGDRLANEANIPEKEFNFQQLPPSGGPLRLEQVTAKSLTELLADIKTIEAELGIEEKQLKLLESVTLGHHIENTSYLSGRPITKGWLSSYFGIRKDPFTGRPARHKGVDFAGKEDAEIISTAAGVVSWAGERYGYGNLVEINHGKGFKTRYGHNKKLLVKVGDVVSKGQVIARMGSTGRSTGPHVHYEILRNNTQIDPIKYVYRKAK; encoded by the coding sequence ATGAAGTTGAATAAATTTCATTGGCTCTCTGCATTAGCTGTTTTTGCCATTATTTCTGGTTTTGTTGTTCATTTGTTGATTTCATCAGATGCTAAACCTGATACGGGGTATCCTGTGGTTAATACTGGCAGTGAGCTTGGCGTTAGCTCAGCGCATGATATTAACCAGCAACAAGTGACGGCGTTAACGATGAAGTTAGCGGAATTACAAAGTCAAGTTTTACGGCTCAATGCCTTAGGTGATCGTTTAGCGAACGAAGCGAATATACCTGAAAAAGAATTTAATTTTCAGCAATTACCGCCAAGTGGTGGTCCGTTAAGACTCGAACAGGTAACGGCTAAGTCACTAACTGAACTATTAGCGGATATAAAAACAATAGAAGCTGAATTAGGGATTGAAGAAAAGCAGTTAAAATTGCTTGAATCTGTCACTTTAGGTCACCATATAGAAAATACCAGTTATTTATCAGGACGACCTATCACTAAAGGTTGGTTATCTTCATATTTTGGTATTCGTAAAGATCCGTTTACCGGTCGCCCGGCGCGACATAAAGGTGTAGACTTTGCGGGTAAAGAAGATGCTGAAATTATCTCGACCGCAGCAGGCGTAGTTAGCTGGGCCGGAGAAAGATATGGTTATGGTAACTTAGTTGAAATAAATCATGGTAAGGGGTTTAAAACCCGCTATGGTCACAATAAAAAATTATTGGTAAAAGTAGGGGATGTTGTTAGTAAAGGGCAAGTCATTGCACGTATGGGAAGTACCGGGCGTTCTACCGGGCCACATGTACATTATGAAATTTTACGTAACAATACTCAAATAGATCCAATAAAATATGTTTATCGAAAAGCTAAATAA